A section of the Nitrospirota bacterium genome encodes:
- the cybH gene encoding Ni/Fe-hydrogenase, b-type cytochrome subunit, giving the protein MMSERKRVYIWEFPVRLTHWLFVLSIVAFAITGIYIGNPYFYAYTTKQYIMGWMRFIHFVSAYVFLMSFIIRMYWSVMGNKYACFCVWFPFTAKKWNDLIDALKFYLLISKKVPYTAGHTALAGFTYLIVFMLFLFEIFSGFALYSVNHTGAVWTLLGGWMTGFMYLPVIRLYHHLVMYVLIAFSILHIYLAIFADTKEKNGLLLSIFNGYKFVTGKEWE; this is encoded by the coding sequence ATGATGAGCGAACGAAAGAGAGTATATATCTGGGAGTTTCCGGTAAGGCTTACCCACTGGCTCTTTGTTCTCAGTATAGTTGCCTTTGCAATTACAGGGATATACATCGGCAACCCATATTTTTATGCCTACACAACCAAACAGTACATCATGGGCTGGATGAGGTTCATACATTTTGTCTCAGCCTATGTCTTTCTGATGAGCTTCATCATCAGGATGTATTGGTCGGTCATGGGCAACAAGTACGCGTGCTTTTGCGTATGGTTTCCGTTCACGGCAAAGAAGTGGAACGACCTTATTGACGCGCTCAAGTTCTATCTCCTTATAAGCAAGAAAGTTCCTTACACCGCCGGACATACCGCGCTTGCAGGATTTACGTATCTGATAGTCTTCATGCTATTCCTCTTTGAGATATTCTCGGGCTTCGCACTGTATTCAGTAAACCACACAGGCGCAGTCTGGACACTGCTCGGCGGATGGATGACAGGCTTCATGTACCTGCCGGTCATCAGGCTCTACCATCATCTTGTGATGTATGTGCTTATCGCATTTTCCATTCTTCATATCTATCTTGCGATCTTTGCTGACACAAAGGAGAAGAACGGCCTGCTGCTCTCGATCTTTAACGGGTACAAATTTGTTACAGGGAAAGAGTGGGAATGA